The Sorangiineae bacterium MSr11367 genome window below encodes:
- a CDS encoding SDR family NAD(P)-dependent oxidoreductase, protein MSAGIEKEPAPRATALADQTQATVSKEPIAIVGMACRFPGRVDSPEQFWALLWEGVDTIRETPPERWDLEAHYDPDPQAAGKVSTRWGGFLERIDGFEPSFFGISPREAMQMDPQQRLMLELAWEALEDAGVRAEGLAGSRTGVFVGAMWSDYARLTSRDPVLIDSFSATGQDTSIIAARISYVLGLEGPSLVVNTACSSSLVAVHLACQSLRSGECDVALAGGVHVMASVSSTVAMSKFGAMGASGRCRSFDERADGYVRGEGGGMVTLKPLSRALRDGDRIYCLVRGCAINNDGFSNGLTAPSPKAQQAVLRQAYANANVAPEAVHYVETHGPGTSLGDPIEAGALGAVLGAGRPAERPLRLGSVKTNLGHLEAAAGIAGLIKTALSIHRRFIPKNLHFEEPNHLIAFEALRLDVQRERTAWPSPDTAIAGVSSFGFGGTNAHVVLEGLPARPRLLDVGADNAHLLSRRLLEILGALSGMQDDSELDGLCRRAGRDSVGAPRRTAFVARSPDEMFDAVAGAIKLGRGIRSVAERSRAVFVFPGQGSQWLGMGRTLLRTEPAFRAAMVACDRAVRERAGWSVLDELVADASRSRLEDVRVVQVLLFAVQIALAALWRSWGVVPDAVVGHSMGEIAAAHVAGILDLEDAVRIVCARSELVRTLASGQGTMALVGLSADEAARAIAGQSGKLTIAAHNGPHAVVLSGNPDAMEALIRPLEEAGVHVGRVKVDYASHSPQMDALRGPLLDALRGIAPKRREVRFVSTVRSESLQGPECTPEYWFENLRAPVHLHRAIETLLAEGPTVFLEVSAHPILEKALQSMAAKRGGTVLHSMRRDEAEDGVFFETLRTLSTHGVPLRWEGLAPSTVTLPLSAKSREALRDLAKTYRLWLSKPGRTEPLADVAYTAAVRRSHHAHRLVVRGRGHAELVEALEAVEAGRVSPNVFEGADPERAAVVFVFPGQGSQWVGMGRELLAREPVFRRAILECEAALGPHVDWSLLAQLEAAPEASRLGEVDVVQPTIFAIQVALARLWQSWGIEPAAVVGHSMGEVAAAHVAGVLGLDDAARIIAVRSRITRRHASGKGAMAVVELSFEEAEAAIAVVSDRLAVGVSNGPRSSVLSGEPAALDTVLAVLERRGVFCRRVKVDYASHSPQMDPLRPRLLEALAGLAPVRARVPFYSTVTGDWLDGDAMDASYWAANLREPVRFADAVRALRGSGHGVFLEISPNPVLVPVIEDGLRHLGVSGAAIPSLRRDEPEREGLLRGLAQLFVRGATPDWAKVHPDGGQVVSLPSYPWQRESYWLEDAPVESPRSLRPKSGEHPLLGPSIPSSVHPGTRFWDGEIHLAALPYLRDHKVEDAVVLPATAYVEMALAAAQQAFGGDGVHGIEDLSFREALVLREQPKAHRVQLVLSEHAAGGASFRIASVADGKGAWTLHASGSLRTVEGATLPEDVSLDAIRTRAAHGMAPEAHYQRLAGWGLKYGLGFRAVIELWRGTGEALGRIRLPASVARRADAYALHPVVLDAALHVLLGLVTEGEGRGPFVPVHVRAARLHRPTGAEVFAHARLHTTEGQGAIEGDVVLLDASGQVLAEVLGVQLQRLERVAPPMAEEQQPFVSLTWKRTDAVAGSTPRGRWLLLANEGSTGEALCRNLEALGETVLHVRPDAIDMDSRASIATLLATAFDGQAPCCGVIQALGVEATHAVETADAAVIEEDAFRACTRTLHLVQALTRMPWRHAPRLWLVTRGAQQVGPTRHAPAVAQAALWGLGRTIGYEHPDLRCTLVDLDPSASDEEPELLAREFVANGPEDQIGFRPDGRYAARLVKGPPSAPTDEALTPAGTRPFRLEIDQPGVLDRLALRAIPPAAPAPGEVTLEVTAAGLNFLDVLLALGAVPEDEENQDAAARGLGAECAGRIVAVGDGVDHLRVGDDVLAVAPGAIGTHVVTSAHLVVPRPAHIDADDAATLPIVHLTAYYALAHVARLTKGERVLIHSAAGGVGLAAIQWARHVGAEIYATAGSAEKRTYLRSLGVKHVSDSRSLHFASDIREWTQGEGVDVVLNSLAGDFIPKSLELLRDHGRFVELGKRDPLSNGQLGLRPFLRNLSFTLVDLRGMWRKRPEAVGRVLREVLSWVERGVLSPLPKRAFPIGEAAEAFREMSHGRHIGKIVLSTRDARETRIAAPSVRARIRPEGSYLVTGGLGGLGLSVAQWMVAQGARHLLLVGRSGVSLPEQQDALDALRASGATVAVGLADVSDRAALAHVLADYEGPSFRGVVHAAGLLEDGLLAQQEPERFRAVMKPKIAGALHLDALTRDEPLDFFVLYSSIAGLLGSPGQGNYAAANAFLDALAHNRRARNLVGCSVGWGPFSDVGLAAADAKRGVRLAQRGMGSLTSREGIGLLERALARGDVHVGAVPFDVRQWVEFYPAIASSSMFSDLRDEGPPPSSAPSSELRRAVSAAAPEQHKEIIEQFVRDQVGLVLRMEPGRVARSTPLKSLGIDSLLGLELRNRLEAGVETRLPSTLIWTFPHVAALTEHFAGLLAPSAEVVSGGEDLTENDEALHDDVRELSNEGLIAALSSELAQVAEEGGE, encoded by the coding sequence GTGAGCGCGGGTATCGAGAAAGAACCGGCGCCGCGAGCCACGGCGCTCGCGGACCAAACGCAGGCGACGGTGTCGAAAGAGCCCATCGCGATCGTGGGCATGGCGTGCCGATTTCCCGGTCGGGTGGACTCTCCCGAGCAATTCTGGGCATTGCTTTGGGAGGGCGTGGACACGATTCGTGAGACACCGCCCGAGCGCTGGGATCTCGAGGCGCATTACGATCCGGACCCGCAAGCGGCCGGCAAAGTGTCGACGCGGTGGGGCGGCTTTCTGGAACGTATCGACGGGTTCGAGCCGTCTTTCTTCGGTATTTCGCCGCGCGAAGCAATGCAAATGGATCCCCAGCAGCGGCTCATGCTCGAGCTGGCCTGGGAGGCGCTCGAGGACGCGGGGGTACGGGCCGAGGGGCTCGCGGGCAGCCGCACCGGCGTGTTCGTGGGGGCGATGTGGAGCGATTACGCCCGGCTGACGAGCCGCGATCCGGTGTTGATCGACTCCTTCAGCGCGACGGGGCAGGACACGAGCATCATCGCTGCGCGCATTTCGTACGTCCTCGGACTCGAGGGGCCAAGTTTGGTCGTGAACACGGCCTGCTCCTCATCACTGGTGGCGGTTCATCTGGCGTGCCAGAGCCTTCGCAGCGGCGAGTGCGACGTAGCCCTCGCGGGCGGCGTCCACGTCATGGCCTCCGTATCGAGCACCGTGGCGATGTCGAAATTCGGCGCGATGGGAGCAAGCGGTCGCTGCCGGTCGTTCGACGAGCGGGCGGACGGCTACGTGCGCGGGGAGGGGGGCGGCATGGTGACCCTCAAACCGCTGTCACGGGCGCTGCGGGATGGGGACAGAATTTACTGCCTGGTTCGCGGATGCGCGATCAACAACGATGGCTTCAGCAACGGTCTGACGGCCCCTAGCCCCAAGGCGCAACAGGCCGTATTGCGCCAGGCGTACGCCAACGCGAACGTGGCCCCCGAGGCCGTGCACTACGTGGAAACGCACGGGCCGGGAACCTCGCTCGGGGATCCGATCGAGGCAGGGGCGCTCGGTGCGGTTCTCGGTGCGGGCCGTCCGGCGGAGCGGCCGCTGCGGCTCGGATCCGTGAAGACGAACCTGGGGCATTTGGAAGCGGCGGCCGGCATCGCCGGGTTGATCAAGACGGCCCTGTCGATCCATCGCCGCTTCATTCCGAAGAACCTGCATTTCGAAGAGCCGAACCACCTCATTGCGTTCGAGGCGCTACGCCTCGACGTGCAGCGCGAGCGAACTGCGTGGCCATCGCCGGACACCGCCATCGCCGGGGTCAGCTCCTTCGGCTTCGGTGGCACCAATGCGCACGTCGTCCTGGAGGGGCTGCCGGCAAGGCCGCGGTTGCTCGACGTGGGCGCGGACAACGCGCACCTCTTGTCGCGTCGCCTGCTGGAGATTCTCGGTGCGCTCTCCGGGATGCAGGACGATTCGGAGCTCGATGGACTTTGCCGGCGCGCCGGACGCGACTCGGTGGGGGCACCCCGTCGGACGGCCTTCGTCGCGCGATCGCCGGACGAAATGTTCGATGCGGTCGCCGGGGCCATCAAACTCGGACGGGGGATTCGTTCGGTTGCCGAGCGTTCGCGCGCCGTCTTCGTATTTCCCGGCCAGGGCTCGCAATGGCTCGGGATGGGGCGGACCCTCCTGCGGACGGAGCCGGCCTTCCGCGCCGCGATGGTGGCATGCGATCGGGCGGTTCGAGAACGTGCGGGTTGGTCCGTTCTCGACGAACTGGTTGCAGATGCATCACGGTCGCGTCTCGAGGACGTTCGCGTCGTTCAGGTCCTCCTGTTCGCGGTTCAGATCGCGTTGGCGGCGCTCTGGCGCTCGTGGGGCGTCGTCCCGGACGCCGTGGTCGGGCACAGCATGGGGGAGATTGCGGCGGCGCACGTCGCCGGCATCCTGGATCTCGAGGACGCCGTGCGCATCGTCTGCGCGCGCAGCGAGCTCGTTCGAACCCTCGCATCGGGGCAGGGCACGATGGCCCTCGTCGGTCTCTCCGCCGACGAGGCGGCCCGTGCGATAGCAGGCCAATCCGGCAAGCTGACGATTGCCGCGCACAACGGTCCGCACGCGGTGGTTCTCTCCGGCAACCCGGATGCGATGGAGGCACTGATTCGGCCGCTCGAAGAGGCCGGGGTTCACGTCGGGCGGGTGAAGGTCGATTACGCGTCGCACAGTCCGCAAATGGACGCCCTTCGGGGGCCCCTGCTCGATGCGCTGCGCGGCATCGCGCCGAAACGCAGGGAGGTGCGGTTCGTCTCGACGGTGCGAAGCGAGAGCCTGCAGGGCCCCGAGTGCACCCCCGAATACTGGTTCGAGAACCTGCGCGCCCCCGTGCACCTCCATCGAGCCATCGAGACGTTGCTCGCCGAAGGGCCGACCGTCTTTCTCGAGGTGAGCGCGCATCCCATTCTCGAGAAAGCGCTGCAGTCGATGGCCGCAAAGCGCGGCGGGACGGTGTTGCACTCGATGCGGCGCGACGAGGCGGAAGACGGCGTCTTCTTCGAGACGCTGCGCACGTTGTCGACGCATGGGGTCCCGCTTCGGTGGGAAGGGCTCGCCCCCTCCACGGTGACGTTGCCTCTGTCGGCCAAGAGCCGCGAGGCGCTTCGGGATCTCGCGAAGACCTACCGTCTCTGGCTCTCGAAACCGGGGCGCACGGAGCCTTTGGCCGACGTGGCGTACACCGCAGCGGTGCGTCGAAGCCACCACGCGCACCGGCTCGTCGTTCGCGGAAGGGGTCACGCGGAATTGGTCGAGGCGCTCGAGGCCGTCGAAGCAGGACGCGTCTCCCCCAACGTGTTCGAGGGGGCGGATCCCGAGCGCGCGGCGGTCGTGTTCGTGTTCCCGGGACAAGGCTCGCAATGGGTCGGTATGGGGCGAGAGCTCCTGGCGCGCGAACCGGTCTTTCGTCGCGCGATCCTGGAATGCGAGGCGGCGCTCGGTCCGCACGTCGATTGGTCCTTGCTCGCGCAGCTGGAGGCCGCTCCCGAGGCCTCGCGGCTGGGCGAGGTCGACGTCGTTCAACCGACGATCTTCGCCATCCAGGTGGCCCTTGCCCGGCTTTGGCAGTCGTGGGGGATCGAGCCTGCCGCGGTCGTCGGCCACAGCATGGGCGAGGTGGCGGCGGCGCACGTCGCCGGTGTGCTGGGGCTCGACGATGCGGCGAGAATCATCGCCGTGCGCAGCCGGATCACCCGCCGGCACGCCAGCGGGAAGGGTGCCATGGCCGTGGTCGAGCTCTCGTTCGAGGAGGCCGAGGCGGCCATCGCAGTGGTGAGCGATCGCCTTGCCGTGGGGGTGAGCAACGGTCCGCGTTCCTCCGTGCTGTCCGGTGAGCCGGCGGCACTCGACACCGTGCTGGCGGTTCTCGAGCGCCGCGGTGTGTTCTGCCGGCGGGTCAAGGTGGATTACGCCTCGCACAGTCCGCAAATGGACCCGCTGCGGCCGCGGCTTCTCGAGGCACTCGCCGGCCTGGCCCCCGTCCGTGCCCGCGTGCCGTTCTATTCCACGGTGACGGGCGACTGGCTCGACGGCGACGCGATGGACGCCTCCTACTGGGCGGCGAACTTGCGCGAGCCCGTGCGCTTCGCCGACGCCGTCCGCGCATTGCGAGGGAGCGGGCACGGGGTCTTTCTCGAGATCAGCCCGAACCCGGTCCTGGTCCCGGTCATCGAGGATGGACTCCGCCATCTCGGCGTTTCCGGTGCAGCGATCCCGTCACTGCGCCGCGACGAACCCGAGCGCGAGGGTCTGCTCCGCGGCCTGGCCCAGCTCTTCGTTCGGGGGGCCACCCCGGATTGGGCGAAGGTCCATCCCGACGGCGGTCAGGTCGTCTCGCTCCCGTCGTATCCCTGGCAGCGGGAGTCCTATTGGCTCGAGGACGCACCGGTGGAGAGCCCGCGAAGCCTGCGGCCGAAGAGCGGCGAGCATCCGCTGCTCGGCCCGAGCATTCCCTCGTCCGTTCACCCCGGGACGCGCTTCTGGGATGGCGAGATCCATCTCGCGGCACTCCCATATTTGCGCGACCACAAGGTCGAGGATGCCGTCGTGCTCCCGGCCACGGCGTACGTCGAGATGGCGCTCGCCGCCGCGCAGCAGGCCTTCGGGGGCGACGGCGTGCATGGCATCGAGGACCTATCGTTTCGGGAGGCGCTGGTCCTGCGCGAACAGCCCAAGGCGCACCGAGTTCAGCTCGTGCTGAGCGAGCACGCCGCGGGGGGCGCGTCGTTCCGGATCGCGAGCGTCGCCGATGGAAAGGGCGCCTGGACGCTGCACGCGAGCGGCTCCCTCCGCACGGTGGAAGGCGCCACGCTCCCCGAGGACGTGTCGCTCGATGCGATTCGCACACGCGCAGCGCACGGCATGGCGCCCGAGGCGCACTACCAGCGGCTCGCGGGTTGGGGCTTGAAGTACGGTCTCGGGTTTCGAGCCGTGATCGAGCTCTGGAGGGGCACGGGCGAGGCGCTCGGTCGAATCCGGCTGCCCGCGTCGGTGGCCCGCCGGGCGGACGCCTATGCGCTGCATCCCGTGGTGCTCGATGCCGCCCTGCACGTCCTGCTCGGACTGGTGACCGAAGGTGAGGGCAGGGGGCCCTTCGTGCCCGTTCACGTTCGTGCCGCCCGGCTGCACCGCCCCACCGGTGCCGAGGTCTTTGCCCACGCGCGGCTTCACACGACCGAGGGGCAAGGCGCCATCGAGGGCGACGTCGTTCTCCTCGATGCATCGGGGCAGGTGCTCGCCGAGGTGCTCGGGGTACAGCTTCAGCGCCTCGAGCGGGTGGCGCCGCCGATGGCGGAAGAGCAGCAACCCTTCGTTTCGCTCACGTGGAAGAGGACCGACGCCGTCGCGGGGAGCACGCCGCGCGGCCGATGGTTGCTCCTCGCGAACGAAGGCAGCACCGGCGAGGCGCTCTGCCGCAACTTGGAGGCGCTCGGCGAAACGGTGCTCCACGTCCGGCCCGACGCGATCGACATGGATTCGCGCGCCAGCATCGCGACCCTGCTGGCCACCGCCTTCGACGGCCAAGCGCCGTGCTGCGGGGTGATCCAGGCGCTCGGCGTGGAGGCCACGCACGCCGTCGAGACGGCGGACGCGGCGGTCATCGAGGAAGACGCCTTTCGCGCGTGCACGCGGACCTTGCACCTGGTGCAAGCGCTCACGCGCATGCCATGGCGCCACGCGCCACGCCTATGGCTCGTCACGCGCGGCGCGCAGCAGGTGGGGCCCACGCGGCATGCGCCCGCGGTGGCCCAAGCGGCACTTTGGGGGCTCGGGCGAACCATCGGCTACGAGCACCCCGACCTTCGGTGCACCCTCGTCGATCTCGACCCGAGCGCATCGGACGAAGAGCCCGAGCTCCTCGCCCGTGAGTTCGTCGCGAACGGCCCCGAGGATCAGATCGGATTTCGTCCCGACGGGCGCTACGCGGCACGCCTGGTCAAAGGCCCGCCTTCTGCGCCGACCGACGAGGCGCTCACACCCGCGGGCACGAGGCCATTCCGCCTCGAGATCGACCAGCCCGGTGTGCTGGATCGCCTCGCGCTTCGGGCCATCCCTCCGGCCGCCCCGGCGCCGGGCGAGGTGACCCTCGAAGTGACCGCCGCCGGTCTCAACTTTCTCGACGTGCTGCTCGCGCTCGGGGCGGTCCCCGAGGACGAGGAAAACCAAGACGCCGCGGCCCGCGGGTTGGGCGCCGAGTGCGCGGGGCGCATCGTGGCGGTGGGCGATGGCGTCGATCACCTTCGCGTGGGGGACGACGTTCTCGCCGTGGCGCCGGGCGCCATCGGGACGCATGTCGTCACCTCCGCACACCTCGTCGTTCCGCGGCCGGCACACATCGATGCCGACGACGCCGCGACCCTGCCCATCGTGCACCTCACGGCATACTACGCACTGGCGCACGTCGCGCGGTTGACCAAAGGCGAGCGCGTGCTCATCCACTCGGCCGCGGGGGGCGTCGGCCTCGCGGCCATCCAGTGGGCTCGGCACGTCGGCGCGGAGATCTACGCAACCGCCGGCAGCGCCGAGAAGCGCACCTATCTGCGATCGCTCGGCGTGAAACACGTTTCCGACTCGCGCTCGCTGCATTTCGCCTCGGACATTCGCGAATGGACGCAGGGCGAAGGTGTGGACGTGGTGCTCAACTCGCTCGCAGGCGACTTCATTCCAAAGAGCCTGGAGCTTCTGCGCGATCACGGGCGCTTCGTCGAGCTTGGAAAACGCGACCCTCTCTCCAACGGGCAGCTGGGGCTCCGGCCCTTCCTGAGGAACCTCTCGTTCACCTTGGTGGATCTGCGCGGAATGTGGCGCAAGCGGCCCGAAGCCGTCGGCCGCGTCCTCCGCGAAGTGCTCTCTTGGGTCGAGCGAGGCGTGCTCTCACCGCTCCCCAAGCGCGCGTTTCCAATCGGCGAAGCGGCGGAGGCCTTTCGGGAGATGTCGCACGGCCGGCATATCGGCAAAATCGTACTCAGCACACGCGACGCGCGGGAAACGCGCATCGCCGCCCCCTCGGTGCGTGCGCGCATTCGACCCGAGGGGAGCTACCTCGTCACGGGCGGTCTCGGCGGCCTCGGACTATCCGTGGCGCAGTGGATGGTCGCGCAAGGCGCTCGCCATCTGCTTCTCGTCGGCCGGAGCGGTGTTTCGTTGCCAGAGCAACAAGATGCACTGGACGCCCTTCGAGCCTCGGGGGCGACCGTCGCCGTCGGCCTCGCCGACGTTTCCGACCGCGCCGCACTCGCGCATGTGCTCGCCGATTACGAGGGGCCTTCGTTTCGTGGGGTCGTGCATGCCGCGGGGCTTCTCGAGGACGGGCTCCTCGCGCAGCAGGAGCCGGAGCGGTTTCGCGCGGTCATGAAGCCGAAAATCGCCGGCGCGCTCCACCTCGATGCGCTGACCCGTGACGAGCCGCTGGATTTCTTCGTTCTCTATTCGTCGATTGCGGGGCTTCTGGGCTCTCCGGGGCAGGGGAACTACGCGGCGGCGAATGCATTCCTCGATGCGCTCGCGCACAACCGGCGTGCGCGCAATCTGGTGGGATGCTCCGTGGGGTGGGGCCCGTTCTCGGACGTAGGGCTGGCGGCGGCGGACGCAAAGCGCGGGGTGCGCTTGGCCCAGCGGGGGATGGGGAGTCTCACCTCGCGTGAGGGCATCGGGCTGCTGGAACGCGCGCTCGCGCGGGGCGACGTGCACGTGGGCGCCGTGCCCTTCGACGTGCGGCAGTGGGTCGAGTTCTATCCAGCCATCGCATCCTCGTCCATGTTCTCCGACCTTCGAGACGAGGGGCCGCCGCCGTCTTCGGCGCCTTCCTCGGAGCTGCGCAGGGCCGTGTCGGCGGCAGCGCCCGAGCAGCACAAGGAGATCATCGAGCAATTCGTACGCGATCAGGTTGGCTTGGTGCTCCGCATGGAGCCGGGGCGTGTGGCGCGCAGCACGCCGCTCAAGAGCCTGGGCATCGACTCGCTCTTGGGGCTCGAACTCCGCAATCGGCTCGAGGCCGGCGTCGAAACGAGGCTGCCGTCGACCTTGATCTGGACCTTTCCCCACGTGGCCGCGCTCACCGAGCATTTCGCGGGGCTGCTCGCGCCATCCGCGGAGGTCGTCTCGGGCGGTGAGGACCTTACGGAGAACGATGAAGCACTCCACGACGATGTGCGAGAGCTCTCGAACGAAGGATTGATCGCGGCCCTTTCGAGCGAGCTCGCACAGGTCGCCGAAGAAGGCGGCGAATAG
- a CDS encoding beta-lactamase family protein — protein MRKHFFLASLLVVFGVGTGCSQSMPGQAATPLGHWEPSKLAADRRAKFEQLVPKLDKLFSDEQRGSHVPGMGVGLVVGGEVVYAKGFGLRDVERQLPFEADTPFPIASVTKSFTAMTVLRLRDEGKLDLDVPAERYYPPLGRIARATRDSPAVTLRMLLSHGSGMPEDNPWGDVTEHLSEQDLARILDGATMSRASGTAFEYSNLAWGVIGRIVERVSGMPLREAIRRTVFEPLGMTRTDWSPSAFAKGTVAVGYRGHDGNEDMLASREIAPPAELGVLDAAGSIHTTVRDLLRYASFHVSAWPARDEAERGPLRRSSVREMQQGIRALGQNEYVHALTLRSPPAMARFQDGHLRVDSPAYGFGLFSHRTCEEDVQVDHTGGLPGYITVLTMVPQKGFALVVFLNDERAAVRLAARTLRMLREADLLTAPRIDPVPEMAAAPATVGELMSNWNDARARGLFEPTFFRYQSLDAFRERISRLAREHGTCRLDGEPQFVNRMRGRWHVACERGSITFAAGLGPGPKPHLQALELREDFPPSPALRRAGEASVELLAHWDDNTAAALFAKDAELPRIKKTFAQLSLAHGRCGLERAVESDGTSRATFALTCADAPMEWTVSLDAAGRATDAAGRSPRSEAAPNCAE, from the coding sequence ATGCGGAAACACTTCTTCTTGGCTTCGCTTCTCGTGGTTTTCGGGGTTGGCACGGGTTGCTCGCAATCGATGCCCGGCCAGGCCGCGACGCCGCTCGGGCATTGGGAACCTTCGAAGCTGGCGGCCGACCGCCGCGCGAAGTTCGAGCAGCTCGTCCCCAAGTTGGACAAGCTCTTTTCGGACGAGCAGCGGGGCAGCCACGTTCCGGGAATGGGCGTCGGCCTCGTCGTCGGCGGGGAGGTCGTCTATGCCAAAGGCTTCGGCCTTCGTGATGTCGAGCGGCAGCTCCCGTTCGAGGCCGATACACCGTTTCCCATCGCGTCGGTCACCAAGAGTTTCACGGCGATGACGGTCTTGCGGCTGCGTGACGAAGGAAAGCTCGATCTCGACGTGCCGGCCGAGCGCTACTATCCGCCCCTGGGTCGGATTGCGCGGGCCACACGGGACTCGCCGGCCGTGACGTTGCGCATGCTTCTTTCGCACGGGAGCGGCATGCCGGAGGACAATCCGTGGGGCGACGTGACCGAGCATCTGAGCGAGCAGGATCTCGCGCGGATCTTGGATGGCGCCACCATGTCGCGGGCGTCGGGGACGGCGTTCGAATATTCGAATCTCGCATGGGGGGTCATCGGTCGCATCGTCGAGCGGGTGAGCGGGATGCCCTTGCGCGAGGCCATCCGGCGCACGGTGTTCGAACCGCTCGGCATGACCCGCACCGACTGGAGCCCGAGTGCGTTCGCGAAGGGAACCGTTGCCGTGGGCTACCGCGGCCACGATGGAAACGAGGACATGCTCGCGTCACGCGAGATCGCCCCGCCGGCGGAACTCGGTGTTCTGGATGCGGCCGGGAGCATCCATACGACGGTGCGCGATCTGTTGCGCTACGCCTCGTTCCACGTGTCGGCCTGGCCAGCGCGCGACGAGGCCGAGCGCGGCCCCCTTCGACGGAGCAGCGTGCGGGAGATGCAACAAGGGATACGCGCCCTCGGCCAGAACGAGTACGTGCACGCCTTGACTCTGCGTTCGCCGCCCGCGATGGCACGCTTTCAGGACGGTCATCTCCGGGTCGACTCCCCCGCGTACGGCTTCGGTCTGTTCTCGCACCGCACGTGCGAGGAGGACGTTCAAGTCGACCACACCGGCGGCCTTCCCGGGTACATCACGGTGTTGACGATGGTGCCGCAAAAGGGCTTTGCGCTGGTGGTCTTTCTGAACGACGAGCGCGCAGCGGTGCGCTTGGCCGCACGCACCTTGCGCATGCTGCGCGAGGCGGACCTTCTCACCGCGCCCCGCATCGATCCCGTGCCGGAGATGGCCGCGGCGCCGGCAACGGTGGGCGAGCTCATGTCGAATTGGAACGACGCGCGGGCGCGCGGGCTGTTCGAACCGACGTTCTTTCGGTATCAGAGCCTCGATGCCTTCCGGGAGCGGATCTCCCGGCTCGCCCGTGAACATGGCACGTGCCGCCTCGACGGCGAGCCGCAATTCGTGAACCGCATGCGCGGCCGGTGGCATGTCGCGTGCGAACGCGGATCCATCACCTTTGCCGCCGGGCTGGGGCCGGGACCGAAGCCGCACCTGCAGGCGCTCGAATTGCGCGAAGACTTTCCGCCCAGCCCCGCGCTCCGGCGCGCAGGGGAGGCGAGCGTGGAGCTTCTCGCGCACTGGGACGACAACACCGCCGCGGCCTTGTTCGCGAAGGACGCGGAGCTCCCGCGCATCAAAAAGACGTTCGCCCAGCTGTCGCTCGCGCACGGCCGCTGCGGCCTCGAGCGAGCCGTCGAGAGCGATGGCACATCGCGCGCGACCTTCGCGCTCACCTGCGCGGATGCGCCCATGGAATGGACCGTATCGCTCGACGCCGCGGGCCGTGCGACGGATGCGGCCGGCCGATCGCCGCGTTCCGAAGCCGCCCCGAACTGCGCCGAATAG